Proteins found in one Ptychodera flava strain L36383 chromosome 16, AS_Pfla_20210202, whole genome shotgun sequence genomic segment:
- the LOC139113980 gene encoding uncharacterized protein, which yields MFMKSPWNYVLLAELVSNLYRYLNCGRNLHKWVYTPRGAAFLWINPKHHNIIKPLVTSHNFKQSMQKQFFQQGTQDNSTYLSAPAAIKFYKDIGGMGAVHKYTNSLLEWGIPMLAEAWGTEPLPVPADMRAPNMRMVRLPNCPKKYDVIDQWAEDLLAEIYLKHHVHCAPVEIQGQMFCRVSVNIYSTKEDLMNLRDAVLNVFVKNISEKS from the exons ATGTTCATGAAAAGTCCATGGAACTATGTCCTATTGGCTGAACTTGTGTCAAACTTGTACCGGTACCTCAACTGTGGCA GAAACTTACATAAGTGGGTGTACACGCCTAGAGGTGCTGCATTTCTATGGATCAATCCAAAACACCACAACATCATCAAACCCCTGGTCACTTCCCACAACTTCAAGCAGTCTATGCAAAAACAATTCTTTCAACAGGGAACTCAGGACAACAGCACTTACCTATCTGCACCGGCTGCAATCAAGTTTTACAAAGACATAGGAGGAATG GGTGCAGTACACAAGTACACAAATTCTCTTCTGGAATGGGGTATTCCGATGCTGGCAGAAGCATGGGGAACTGAACCACTGCCTGTTCCAGCTGACATGAGGGCTCCCAATATGAGAATGGTGAGGCTACCAAACTGCCCAAAAAAGTATGACGTTATCGACCAATGGGCCGAAGATCTCTTGGCTGAAATTTACCTCAAACACCATGTCCACTGTGCACCAGTTGAAATTCAAGGTCAAATGTTTTGTAGGGTGTCTGTAAATATCTACAGTACCAAGGAAGATCTTATGAATTTGAGGGATGCTGTATTAAACGTTTTTGTCAAGAATATTTCCGAGAAATCCTGA